The Pirellulaceae bacterium region TTGGGGTTATGACGGTGCAAAGGGACTCAAACCCCTCCTGAACAACGGTCTGGTTCTCTCACCTCCGGTCACAGATGAATTTGAAAAGCAGGTTGTTGATCAGGAATAGATCTACCCCAAAATAGATCCACCCCAACAAGCAAGAGCAAGACTGGCACAGGATCCCTAGTCAGGTTGGCCAGACATTTGTTCCAGTAGCTCTCGTACAATCACCTGCAATTTTGGCCCCGCTTGATTGCTCGACTGAACAACTTCTGCGTGAGAAGTCTCCTGTGGCGTGTCGGTAGATGCCACATTGGTAATGACTGAGATGCCCAATACTTTCATACCCAACTGAGCGGCAGCTATGACCTCCGGTATCGTGCTCATGCCCACTGCATCGGCGCCAGCCCAGCGAAAGAATTTGTACTCAGCTCGCGTTTCATAAGTTGGTCCCAACGTCCCAACATAACAACCCTGCTGCATGGCAATGCCATGTTGCTGTGCAATCGAATTCACTTGGGCTGTCAACTGTAAGCAGTAAGGACTTACAGGACGCGGGAAATCATAGCCTACTACACACGGCAGTTGAAGCTCTGGCTTCGCGGGGCTTGGGATTGGTTCGCCTAGCGGTGCTGCGCGACCAAACTGTCCGGGCCACAGTAAGTCGATATGCCGGTTGATAACCATCAGATCGCCAACGCGAAAAGTCGGATTAACGCCACCTGCAGCATTGGTCGTGATGAGTGTGGTGGCACCTAAGGCACGCAGGACATAGATTGGAAACTGCACTTCGCGCGGACTGCGGCCCTCGTACCGATGACTGCGGCCTTGCAACAGCACGACGGGCACTCCGCCAAAATAGCCCAGAACCAGCCGGCCGGCATGCCCTACGGCGTGCGTCTTGGAAAAACCGGGCACGTCAGCATAAGGAATGCTGGTGGCATGAGTAACCTGCGCGGCTAGGCCGCCCAGTCCGCTACCTAAGACGCAGCCAACCCACGGAGCGAGTATTCTATGCTGCTGAATCACCTCGCAGGCCGCGGTGACGCATTCATGGAACTGGGCCGGCAAGCAGCGTTGTAGATCAATTTCGGCAGGCATCTATCAGGTCTCGAAGGCCAGATTACGCGCTGGCCGGACGCTGCTTTTCGTACTCCAGTACGCCCCGCATCAGTGCTCGCAATTTCGGCTCAGCCGCATTTGCGGTGGCGATTATTTTATCGACATCGGCTGCCTCCAGGGCATCGGGCAGGCACATATCGGTAATCACGGAAAAACCGACGGCCCTCATACCCGCGTGGACTGCGACGATAACTTCTGGCACAGTCGACATCCCCACAACATCCGCCCCTATGGCGCGCAGAAAACGATACTCGGCTCGCGTTTCCAAATTTGGTCCTGAGACCGCCACAAAAACTCCGCGGTGAGCCACGATGTTTTGCTGTCGAGCGACTTCCAGGGCTTTATCAATCAGCGTTTGATCGTACGGCTGCGACATATCCGGGAATCTTGGCCCCAAACGATCGTCGTTAATGCCAATCAATGGATTGTCGCCCATTAGGTTAATATGATCGTCAATTACCACGATATCGCCCGACCGATGATTGGGGTTCATACCGCCAGCCGCGTTGGAAACAACCAACAGCTCAGCCCCCATAGCCCGCATGACTCGGACTGGCAGTGTTACTTGCTTCAACGGGTAGCCTTCGTACAAATGAAAACGGCCCTCCATGGCCATCACGGGCAGCCCGCAAAGGCTGCCACAAACCAGCCGTCCACGATGGCTAGTCGCAGTGGATTTCGGAAAAAACGGTATATCGGCGTACTCGATGGCAACCGCTTCTTGGATTTGTTGGACCAGCGGCCCCAAGCCGGTACCCAAGATGATTCCAGCTCGTGGCCGCTGATTCCAGCGGCTACGTATCACCGCCACCGCTTGTTGAATTTGATTAAATAGTTCCAGCATTTTTTGAAACTGACAAACGAGCTGATTGCCCAAAGTTGGTACCCAGTGCCAACAGAACGCCGCTGAGGCATTCGTATGCCAGCCATGCGTGCGAGCATTAAAACACGGAATAGTCCCATCGGCAACTCCCGGTGGACACGGAAGCCCACAGCTACCCCGTGCAGCCCTGACACAATTGGAGAATCTGTGACAATTGGAATAATGCGCGCGAATCTAATCAATTCCGCGATTCTCTCGAAAAGGGAAAGATGCTATCTTGACGATGTTCCTACCTGGCAACCGACTCACGGAGAAGCGCTGCGCAGATGAGAAACAACCTTTTGGCAAGCACGACGGCTGTTGTTCTAGCCGGTGGCAAAGGCACGCGATTAGAACCGCTGACGCTGGATCGAGCCAAGCCAGCCGTCCCGTTTGGCGGCAACTATCGCATCATTGATTTCGTCTTGTCCAATGCGATCAATTCCGGTCTACGCCGGTTGCTGGTGCTGACCCAGTACAAAGCGCTTAGCCTGGACCGGCATATCAACCTGGGATGGCGACAGTACTTCTGCGCCGAATTGGGCGAGTTTCTGGATGTCGTGCCGCCTCAACAGCGCATCGATGAGCATTGGTATCAAGGGACTGCCGATGCGGTGTATCAGAATATTTTCGTGATCGAAAAGGATCGTCCAGAATATGTGGTGATCCTGGCGGGCGACCATATTTACAAGATGAATTACTTGTCAATGCTCGAATTCCATCGAGAGATGGATGCTGATTTGACAGTGGGCGCACTGAATGTATCCCGTGAATCAGCCAAATCATTTGGCGTGATCGAAGTTGATTCGCAGTCCAGAATTGTCGGGTTCGAGGAAAAGCCTGACGAACCTAGGACATTGCCTGGAGACGACCAAACCTGCCTGGCCTCGATGGGAATCTATGTCTTTACCGCTCGATTCTTATTCGAGCAGCTGTGCCGTGACGCCACTGAGTCGGACAGTCAGCATGATTTTGGGCGTAATATCATTCCGTCGATCATCGAGTCGCATCGCGTATTTGCTTTCCCATTTAAGGATGAAAATCGTAAACGCCATGCCTACTGGCGAGACGTCGGTACAATCGACGCCTACTTTGAAGCCAATATGGATTTGATCCATGTCGATCCGCAATTGAATCTTTACGATCAGGATTGGCCCATCCGCACTCTTCAGCCTAACTTGCCGCCACCGAAATTTGTTTTTGGAAGCGATGGCGACCCAAACCGCTGCGGGCA contains the following coding sequences:
- a CDS encoding purine-nucleoside phosphorylase, giving the protein MPAEIDLQRCLPAQFHECVTAACEVIQQHRILAPWVGCVLGSGLGGLAAQVTHATSIPYADVPGFSKTHAVGHAGRLVLGYFGGVPVVLLQGRSHRYEGRSPREVQFPIYVLRALGATTLITTNAAGGVNPTFRVGDLMVINRHIDLLWPGQFGRAAPLGEPIPSPAKPELQLPCVVGYDFPRPVSPYCLQLTAQVNSIAQQHGIAMQQGCYVGTLGPTYETRAEYKFFRWAGADAVGMSTIPEVIAAAQLGMKVLGISVITNVASTDTPQETSHAEVVQSSNQAGPKLQVIVRELLEQMSGQPD
- a CDS encoding purine-nucleoside phosphorylase, yielding MLELFNQIQQAVAVIRSRWNQRPRAGIILGTGLGPLVQQIQEAVAIEYADIPFFPKSTATSHRGRLVCGSLCGLPVMAMEGRFHLYEGYPLKQVTLPVRVMRAMGAELLVVSNAAGGMNPNHRSGDIVVIDDHINLMGDNPLIGINDDRLGPRFPDMSQPYDQTLIDKALEVARQQNIVAHRGVFVAVSGPNLETRAEYRFLRAIGADVVGMSTVPEVIVAVHAGMRAVGFSVITDMCLPDALEAADVDKIIATANAAEPKLRALMRGVLEYEKQRPASA
- the glgC gene encoding glucose-1-phosphate adenylyltransferase, giving the protein MRNNLLASTTAVVLAGGKGTRLEPLTLDRAKPAVPFGGNYRIIDFVLSNAINSGLRRLLVLTQYKALSLDRHINLGWRQYFCAELGEFLDVVPPQQRIDEHWYQGTADAVYQNIFVIEKDRPEYVVILAGDHIYKMNYLSMLEFHREMDADLTVGALNVSRESAKSFGVIEVDSQSRIVGFEEKPDEPRTLPGDDQTCLASMGIYVFTARFLFEQLCRDATESDSQHDFGRNIIPSIIESHRVFAFPFKDENRKRHAYWRDVGTIDAYFEANMDLIHVDPQLNLYDQDWPIRTLQPNLPPPKFVFGSDGDPNRCGQAIDSIVCPGTIISGGRVLRSVISPRVRINSYASVEDSIVLGGVNIGRRARIRRAIIDKNVNIPPGMEIGFDPDLDRQRGFTISPGGIVVISRNDSPTSDFDELRYVDPPSAVYR